A genomic stretch from Oligoflexia bacterium includes:
- a CDS encoding DNA topoisomerase VI subunit B, with translation MAKNITSSSTAEYFAKNLQQVGFSSQTKAILTTLKESVDNALDACEEESILPELNVIIEKVGVGSLKNSDLVRVKVEDNGPGLEGDDLVRVFGEYLASSKFGRGRCSRGQQGIGISAATTWAQMTNATGVKVISKTKSMRLAISATIEVDIKHNKGVMKNKETLKWDRPHGVSVEFLIDGRAQVGGEGGLLTYLTGTTLVNPHLTLHYKLLDQDEVTIERVSNTVPDIPEATSPHPHTMKLGEFIAHSHLFGRVSVGDFLKKGFSRVHEGTLKELVAAGLKRPMLTQSVDNAKEGDFKEVYSTLQKIQLMSPSTKSVLTIGEEALSKSIQRLGDVDFFSVVTRKPTICDFKPVVVEVAIARLKERSVGSTDSSVQVLRFANRVPLQFDKSACAIVKAIESVNWRTYGLVQPKDSIPYGPYVIAISLVSPFIKFKNASKETVDASDELVNELRLALIQAGQKLSRHIRAEDRAFDLENKLRHIEQFGPILVEGLVRILDASPARKKKAEEGLMKLLGRDTKVAKQELADAVVGKQALADKQKLILGIDDEGASLDATGPADEEIPGAVDAKGKTKAEKGKNKKVKNNKVKIEKVKTKDKKGKKKLQPSVRK, from the coding sequence GTGGCAAAGAACATAACATCAAGTAGTACGGCCGAATATTTTGCTAAAAATTTGCAACAAGTCGGATTCTCATCACAAACAAAAGCAATATTAACAACACTCAAAGAATCTGTAGATAATGCACTTGATGCTTGTGAAGAAGAAAGTATTTTACCAGAACTCAATGTCATCATAGAAAAAGTTGGAGTCGGTAGTCTTAAAAATTCAGATCTCGTTCGAGTCAAAGTAGAAGATAATGGTCCCGGCTTAGAAGGTGACGATTTAGTTCGAGTATTTGGCGAATATCTTGCCTCCTCAAAATTTGGCCGTGGAAGATGCTCTCGTGGCCAACAAGGTATCGGTATTTCAGCTGCCACTACTTGGGCTCAAATGACAAATGCCACAGGTGTTAAAGTCATCAGTAAAACAAAATCAATGCGCTTAGCAATTTCTGCAACCATTGAAGTTGATATTAAACACAATAAAGGTGTGATGAAAAATAAAGAAACTCTTAAGTGGGATCGCCCTCATGGAGTTTCTGTAGAGTTTCTCATCGACGGAAGAGCACAAGTCGGTGGTGAAGGTGGTCTTCTCACTTATCTTACCGGTACAACACTTGTGAACCCGCATCTTACCTTGCACTACAAACTTTTAGATCAAGATGAAGTAACAATTGAAAGAGTATCAAACACTGTTCCTGATATTCCAGAGGCCACATCACCACATCCACATACAATGAAGCTTGGCGAATTTATTGCGCACTCTCATTTATTTGGGCGAGTGAGTGTTGGTGATTTCTTGAAAAAAGGATTCTCACGAGTTCACGAAGGTACACTTAAAGAACTCGTTGCCGCAGGTCTTAAACGCCCCATGCTTACACAGTCAGTTGATAATGCAAAAGAAGGTGACTTTAAAGAAGTCTATTCTACGCTCCAAAAAATTCAATTAATGTCTCCAAGTACAAAATCGGTTTTAACAATCGGAGAAGAAGCTCTTTCAAAAAGCATTCAGCGCCTAGGTGATGTCGATTTTTTTAGCGTTGTTACAAGAAAACCCACAATTTGTGATTTTAAACCTGTGGTTGTTGAAGTTGCAATTGCGCGCCTTAAAGAAAGATCAGTTGGGTCGACAGATTCATCTGTTCAGGTGTTGCGGTTTGCAAATCGAGTTCCTTTGCAATTTGACAAGTCAGCGTGTGCGATTGTTAAGGCCATCGAAAGTGTGAACTGGCGTACATATGGGTTAGTGCAACCTAAAGACAGTATTCCTTACGGCCCCTACGTTATTGCGATTAGTCTTGTGTCACCATTTATTAAATTTAAGAACGCATCAAAAGAAACGGTCGATGCTTCAGATGAGTTGGTAAATGAATTACGCCTTGCGCTGATACAAGCAGGGCAAAAACTCTCGCGACATATTCGAGCTGAAGATCGTGCTTTTGATTTAGAGAATAAATTGCGCCATATCGAGCAATTTGGCCCTATTTTAGTCGAAGGGCTCGTACGTATTTTAGATGCGTCGCCCGCTAGAAAGAAAAAAGCTGAAGAGGGGTTGATGAAACTCTTGGGTCGCGACACTAAAGTAGCTAAACAAGAATTAGCAGATGCAGTTGTCGGCAAGCAGGCTTTAGCAGATAAGCAAAAATTAATTCTTGGTATCGATGATGAAGGCGCAAGTCTGGATGCTACAGGGCCAGCAGATGAGGAGATTCCCGGTGCAGTTGATGCCAAAGGTAAAACCAAGGCTGAAAAAGGGAAAAATAAAAAAGTTAAAAATAATAAAGTCAAAATAGAAAAAGTTAAAACTAAAGATAAAAAAGGCAAAAAAAAACTTCAACCAAGCGTTCGTAAGTAA
- a CDS encoding GNAT family protein, with amino-acid sequence MDNLQINSQLELRQIEQRDCSHFMKLIDKNRIYLREWLGWLDVTKTEDDLGKFINKTLSEIKDNKALCFLIWNQDQIAGIINLRDIDFMNKKAMIGYWVGQEFTGQGFAKKATKILIDHAFKKLSLNRIEIRCATGNTASQAIPKSLSMKSEGILRDNEWLYDHFVDHIVFSAIASQWQ; translated from the coding sequence TAGAACTACGACAAATTGAACAGCGGGACTGCTCTCACTTTATGAAACTCATCGACAAGAATCGCATCTACTTACGTGAATGGCTTGGCTGGCTCGATGTCACTAAGACTGAAGATGATCTGGGGAAATTTATAAACAAAACTCTTTCTGAAATTAAAGATAATAAAGCGCTCTGTTTTTTAATTTGGAACCAAGACCAAATCGCTGGAATCATTAATTTAAGAGATATAGATTTTATGAATAAAAAAGCGATGATTGGATACTGGGTTGGGCAAGAGTTTACAGGCCAAGGCTTTGCAAAGAAAGCCACAAAAATACTGATAGACCATGCGTTCAAAAAACTTAGTTTAAATAGAATAGAAATTAGATGCGCCACCGGCAACACTGCAAGTCAAGCAATTCCAAAGAGCCTGAGTATGAAGAGTGAGGGTATTCTGCGTGATAATGAATGGCTGTACGATCATTTCGTAGATCACATCGTGTTCAGTGCTATCGCATCACAATGGCAGTGA